The proteins below come from a single Papaver somniferum cultivar HN1 chromosome 11, ASM357369v1, whole genome shotgun sequence genomic window:
- the LOC113322774 gene encoding heterogeneous nuclear ribonucleoprotein Q-like → MPREKSSALGDGKPVESEKPEEQVDLDDPEEEEEEIEYEEVEEEVEEEVEEEEVEEEEVDEDEEEDADAREGRGTDREMKDALDDDESKKHAELLALPPNGAEVYVGGIPLEASEEDVRRFCETVGDVHEVRMMKGKDPRESRVYAFVTYKNKDLAVKAIKELNNSKLKDKAVKCSTSQAKHRLFVGNIPRSWGEDDIRKAVTEVGPGVEHVELRKDPYNSSRNRGFAFVEYYNNACAEYAREKMSRPKFKLDKNAPTVKWADPKHSDTSSSSQIKAVYIKNLPKNVTEDQVRDAFEHHGEITKVVLPPAKPGQEKNRFGFVHYAERSSAMAAIKDTEKYEIAGQSLECSLAKTQGDGKPVSRPTPQKSAVLPTHPPPMGYGMIGGAYGAVGGAYGAVGGAYGAPPGLAQPPLIYGRGPTPAGMAMFPMLLPDGRVGYVLQQPPVQPITPPPQPRSGRSDNERGSHGSRYDSSDRYGSGDRYGSSDRYGSNDRSRGSSGGRHNSGDNDRDRERNRDRRYRPY, encoded by the exons atgccgaGAGAGAAGTCAAGTGCTCTAGGAGATGGTAAGCCAGTTGAATCTGAAAAGCCTGAAGAGCAGGTGGACCTTGATGATCCtgaggaagaggaggaagagatAGAGTATGAGGAAGTTGAGGAAGAAGTTGAAGAAGAGGTTGAAGAGGAAGAGGTAGAAGAAGAGGAAGTGGATGAAGACGAGGAAGAGGACGCTGATGCTCGTGAAGGCCGTGGTACTGATCGAGAGATGAAAGATGCCTTAGATGATGATGAGAGCAAGAAACATGCTGAGCTCCTTGCCCTTCCCCCTAATGGCGCTGAGGTATATGTTGGCGGCATCCCTTTAGAAGCTTCCGAAGAGGATGTAAGGAGATTTTGTGAGACAGTTGGAGACGTCCACGAG GTAAGGATGATGAAAGGAAAAGATCCTCGCGAGAGTAGGGTCTATGCATTTGTGACCTACAAAAATAAAGATTTGGCTGTGAAAGCCATAAAGGAACTTAATAATTCGAAGTTGAAG GATAAAGCAGTTAAGTGTTCGACTTCTCAAGCAAAGCACCGCTTATTCGTTGGTAATATTCCTAGAAGCTGGGGGGAGGACGATATTAGGAAGGCTGTGACAGAGGTTGGTCCTGGGGTGGAACATGTGGAACTGCGAAAG GACCCATACAACTCCAGCCGCAACCGTGGATTTGCATTTGTTGAGTATTATAACAATGCTTGTGCTGAGTATGCGAGGGAGAAGATGTCGAGGCCTAAATTTAAGCTTGACAAAAATGCTCCAACTGTCAAGTGGGCAGACCCTAAGCATTCGGATACTTCGTCTTCCTCTCAG ATAAAGGCAGTATATATTAAGAATTTGCCGAAAAACGTAACTGAGGATCAAGTAAGGGACGCATTTGAACATCACGGTGAGATCACAAAGGTAGTGTTGCCTCCTGCAAAGCCTGGCCAGGAAAAGAACAGATTTGGTTTTGTGCATTATGCGGAGAGGTCAAGTGCGATGGCAGCAATCAAGGACACCGAAAAATATGAAATAGCTG GTCAAAGTTTGGAGTGTTCTCTTGCGAAGACACAGGGAGATGGGAAGCCTGTTTCACGACCAACACCCCAGAAATCAGCTGTACTTCCAACTCATCCTCCTCCAATGGGATATGGGATGATTGGTGGTGCTTATGGTGCTGTGGGTGGTGCATATGGTGCTGTTGGTGGTGCTTATGGTGCCCCACCAGGACTTGCTCAG CCTCCCCTGATCTATGGCAGAGGACCTACTCCTGCTGGAATGGCAATGTTTCCCATGCTTTTACCTGATGGCCGGGTTGGATATGTTCT gcaGCAGCCTCCGgtgcaaccaatcactcctccTCCACAACCGAGGAGTGGAAGGAGTGACAATGAACGTGGATCCcatggatccaggtatgacagcAGTGACAGATATGGTAGTGGTGACAGATATGGCAGTAGTGACAGATATGGCAGCAATGACAGGAGTCGTGGGTCTAGCGGAGGTAGGCATAACAGTGGTGATAATGACCGCGACCGTGAACGTAACCGTGACCGTAGGTATCGCCCATATTGA
- the LOC113324106 gene encoding uncharacterized protein LOC113324106, whose product MGDDIARTIWTPSMTRYFIELLKEQVLRGPRGKKKMSDSALRKQVWAHITSKIWGSVFFSTMDFYGTEPDIWWLLLMIICGIHTLRIVKSRAQYDKDAFYNRFKTLSKQYLCLRGLLGHGGLDWDKTLHMVKADAHVWDDYVKAHPDARQYRVRPVPHYEDLCIIYDISERNNNLGLDPVDNVQEDSSYLNSDILNQHNKRLLKSPIGSGYSNKLKNKDQSMIDAIQEMRSAVTLLAEKTGEMSDYVSTETWMAALGALPDTDEELFFDACDFLEVDAKRAKTFVLLDGSLQKKWLLRKLGSS is encoded by the exons ATGGGTGATGATATTGCAAGGACTATTTGGACACCATCAATGACTCGTTATTTCATTGAGTTACTGAAAGAACAAGTTCTGAGAGGCCCaagagggaagaagaagatgtCTGATTCTGCACTTCGAAAACAAGTATGGGCGCACATTACTTCGAAAATTTGGGGTTCAGTATTCTTCTCAACAATGGATTTCTATGGGACAGAACCAGACATATGGTGGTTGCTGCTCATGATAATATGTGGAATACATACATTAAG GATCGTCAAAAGTAGAGCTCAGTATGATAAGGATGCATTCTATAATCGTTTCAAAACACTGAGCAAACAATATCTTTGTCTTAGGGGACTTCTCGGCCATGGTGGGTTGGATTGGGATAAAACACTACACATGGTCAAAGCTGATGCTCATGTCTGGGATGACTACGTCAAG GCACACCCAGACGCCAGGCAATACCGAGTTAGGCCTGTGCCACATTACGAAGATTTATGTATAATATATGATATCAGTGAAAGAAATAACAATCTTGGCTTAGATCCAGTAGACAATGTTCAGGAAGACTCTTCATATTTGAACAGTGATATACTTAATCAGCATAACAAACGTCTACTTAAGTCGCCAATAGGTTCTGGATACTCTAACAAACTGAAGAACAAAGACCAGAGTATGATTGATGCTATTCAAGAGATGAGGAGTGCAGTCACTTTGTTGGCAGAGAAGACCGGAGAAATGAGTGATTATGTCTCAACAGAAACTTGGATGGCCGCACTTGGTGCTTTACCTGACACAGATGAAGAACTATTTTTTGACGCCTGTGATTTTCTAGAGGTAGATGCAAAGAGAGCGAAAACGTTTGTACTTTTAGATGGAAGCCTTCAGAAGAAGTGGTTGTTAAGGAAACTTGGCTCTTCATAG